A DNA window from Bacteroidota bacterium contains the following coding sequences:
- a CDS encoding PA14 domain-containing protein, which yields MISSRIPAARPVLSLRLIYRLAFVTFFFFTQQILFNQQVFAQGGAWLENNGLVVVEAENIDLTGDWVVESSDADFTGAGYMRWDGPDFFGTPGNGTIAIPFKVNTAGRYYVKLRMSHLGAPAGDQWNDCWMKMNENGTFVKAVHPSTYIADGFTYHTTLEPSGGVFEPPLYDIPAGENTLYLSGRSYNLRVDRIHIYKEGTPDPENRNSPESAREGGDGGDGGDGGDGGDGGDGGGGGGVYTVTINNGTGGGIYPTGTIVNIAANSAGEDEVFDQWTGSTQYIDNAFSPQTTFTVPSFDASVTATYRSSALREPENPLGAAPGLLYEYYEGFHNFLPDFNALTPITTGTTPVVDISMNQREDEFLFRYQGFVDAPTDGTYTFYTASDDGSQLFIGDVMVVDNDSIQSVQERSGSIGLKAGKHAITVTYFERSGDHAMTASWAGPNISKAPIPASAFFHGGSETGDGIIWGDVSLNGTVSALDASQVLSHAVGQIPLDANALGLGDVSGNGEVSAYDAALILQYVVNIITCFPAEAGCGVTGIMPQEVRGPVPGK from the coding sequence ATGATTAGCTCCCGCATCCCCGCAGCCCGCCCAGTACTCAGCCTGAGGCTCATTTATAGACTGGCTTTTGTAACCTTCTTCTTTTTTACGCAGCAGATCCTGTTTAATCAACAAGTCTTTGCACAAGGCGGCGCCTGGTTGGAAAACAACGGCCTTGTTGTTGTCGAGGCCGAGAATATCGACTTGACCGGTGACTGGGTTGTTGAGAGTAGTGACGCTGACTTCACCGGCGCGGGCTACATGCGCTGGGACGGCCCAGACTTCTTCGGAACCCCGGGCAATGGTACCATCGCAATTCCGTTCAAGGTAAACACAGCCGGCCGGTATTACGTGAAGCTCCGCATGTCACACCTCGGTGCACCAGCAGGTGACCAGTGGAATGACTGCTGGATGAAAATGAACGAAAATGGTACGTTCGTAAAAGCGGTGCATCCGAGCACCTATATCGCAGACGGATTTACCTATCATACCACACTGGAGCCCAGCGGCGGCGTATTTGAACCGCCACTCTACGATATCCCAGCCGGCGAGAACACCCTCTACCTGTCTGGTCGTTCATACAACCTGCGGGTTGACCGTATCCATATTTACAAAGAAGGCACCCCTGACCCGGAGAACCGTAACTCTCCAGAATCCGCCCGGGAAGGCGGTGACGGAGGTGATGGTGGCGACGGAGGTGATGGCGGCGACGGAGGTGATGGCGGCGGTGGCGGTGGCGTGTATACGGTCACTATCAACAACGGCACAGGGGGCGGTATTTATCCAACTGGCACCATCGTAAATATCGCAGCTAATTCAGCCGGTGAAGACGAAGTGTTTGACCAGTGGACCGGCAGTACACAATACATCGATAATGCATTTTCGCCACAAACCACATTTACGGTCCCTTCCTTTGACGCGTCTGTAACTGCTACGTACCGCTCCTCTGCCCTGCGCGAACCCGAAAATCCGTTAGGTGCCGCGCCTGGCCTGTTGTACGAGTACTATGAAGGCTTTCACAACTTCTTACCAGACTTTAATGCCCTGACACCGATCACAACCGGCACAACCCCCGTCGTAGACATCTCCATGAACCAGCGTGAAGACGAGTTTCTATTCCGCTACCAGGGCTTTGTTGATGCGCCAACCGATGGGACCTACACGTTCTACACCGCTTCAGACGATGGCAGTCAGCTCTTTATCGGAGACGTAATGGTGGTAGACAACGACAGCATTCAATCGGTGCAAGAACGGAGTGGCAGCATCGGACTAAAAGCCGGCAAACATGCGATTACTGTCACCTATTTTGAACGGTCCGGCGATCATGCCATGACAGCCAGTTGGGCCGGCCCCAATATCAGCAAAGCACCTATTCCGGCCAGCGCCTTCTTCCACGGTGGCTCAGAGACAGGCGACGGCATCATTTGGGGCGACGTCTCGCTTAATGGCACCGTATCCGCGCTGGATGCATCTCAAGTACTTAGTCACGCTGTAGGCCAAATTCCATTGGATGCCAACGCATTGGGCCTCGGCGATGTCTCTGGCAATGGCGAGGTCTCAGCCTATGATGCAGCCCTGATCCTTCAATACGTGGTAAATATTATTACGTGTTTCCCTGCTGAGGCCGGATGTGGCGTCACGGGCATTATGCCGCAAGAAGTTCGCGGCCCGGTCCCGGGAAAGTAA
- a CDS encoding pitrilysin family protein: MSTIPAVYPDTFTFNEVLGGIEHYEHKKNGLQVLLLQQTAAPVVTFMVTYHVGSRHEATGLTGATHFLEHLMFKGTEKYNKQAKTSVFNVLQRVGAQMNATTWVDRTNYYALLPREHLALAIDIEADRMRGARIAEDDLESERTVILNEFDRGENEPIRKLYQDVWSAAYVAHPYHHPTIGWRSDIEFATSKGLRHFYDTYYWPDNATVSIIGDFERDDALKLVEQHFGAISRAPHPIPDVKVAEPAQLGERRISVNRAGELGALMLAYKAPAGLNKDADALDVLSIILATGKSSRFYRALTDTGLTTSTFASASRFRDPGLFTIYGFLAPEVAHQTVEDAIKAVLQELQDDGVTTQELNRAKNLLKAQEAFGRDGSYAIASQLNEAIAAGDWRLYARYLSRIEAVTTDDVQRVAQSYLKQTQSTVGWYIPS, from the coding sequence ATGAGCACAATACCAGCGGTATACCCAGACACATTTACATTCAATGAGGTTTTGGGGGGGATAGAGCACTACGAGCACAAGAAGAATGGCCTGCAGGTCTTGTTGTTGCAGCAGACAGCTGCACCCGTTGTGACCTTTATGGTTACTTATCATGTAGGAAGCCGGCACGAAGCCACGGGCCTCACGGGGGCAACGCATTTCCTCGAGCATTTAATGTTTAAAGGAACCGAGAAGTACAACAAACAGGCGAAAACTTCGGTTTTTAATGTGTTGCAACGGGTGGGTGCGCAAATGAATGCAACAACCTGGGTTGATCGGACCAACTACTATGCGTTGCTGCCCAGGGAGCACCTCGCGCTCGCAATCGACATTGAAGCAGATCGCATGCGAGGAGCCCGTATTGCGGAAGATGACCTGGAAAGCGAACGGACCGTGATTCTCAATGAGTTTGATCGGGGTGAAAACGAGCCGATCAGAAAACTGTACCAGGATGTGTGGAGTGCTGCTTATGTGGCCCATCCTTACCATCACCCGACGATTGGCTGGCGATCAGATATCGAATTTGCCACATCCAAAGGCCTGCGACACTTTTACGATACCTACTATTGGCCGGATAACGCCACCGTTTCTATTATTGGTGATTTTGAGCGTGATGATGCGTTGAAGCTCGTTGAGCAACACTTTGGCGCCATTTCCCGCGCGCCACATCCGATCCCTGATGTAAAGGTTGCTGAGCCTGCGCAACTGGGAGAGCGCCGTATTTCAGTAAACCGTGCAGGAGAATTGGGGGCTTTGATGCTGGCATACAAAGCGCCGGCCGGCCTCAATAAGGATGCTGATGCGCTCGATGTGCTGTCGATCATCCTTGCTACTGGCAAGAGCAGCCGGTTCTACCGGGCCCTTACTGACACTGGGCTTACCACGAGCACGTTTGCTTCTGCTTCCCGCTTCCGCGACCCGGGACTGTTTACCATTTATGGTTTTCTGGCGCCTGAAGTGGCACACCAGACTGTCGAAGACGCTATAAAAGCCGTTTTGCAAGAATTACAAGACGATGGAGTCACAACACAGGAGCTGAATCGCGCAAAAAATCTCCTTAAAGCGCAAGAAGCCTTTGGGCGTGATGGGTCGTATGCCATTGCCTCACAACTGAATGAAGCCATAGCGGCAGGGGATTGGCGCCTCTATGCCCGCTACCTCTCGCGTATAGAAGCCGTCACAACAGATGACGTCCAGCGCGTGGCCCAATCTTATCTAAAGCAAACCCAGTCTACAGTCGGCTGGTATATACCTTCCTGA
- a CDS encoding pitrilysin family protein: MQTTVEQKTFEQRIREVQIGQCRLLMLRSEVENVVSWQGSFFTYPDFAAGEELMQSLVVSLLDKGTVHRDKFAIADVLENKGAEVRFQQRGIRVGFSGQALWQDFESVFEVFAEQLFAPKMASDEFEKSRMRITAAIQRNRDRTGVRASESLRDMFYDDAHPNYSFPADDEMQALQNISVDDLKSYHANHFGSNGCVLVVVGDIDMDVVEQTVTRHFSDWQKHSVAPAFATGARAGTPQAVHVPMADKFNLDVKMGHPIALRRGDADFTALYLGNFMLGGNFSSRLMDIIRDEMGLTYGVGSSLPGVSKYYDGHWQISITLSQDKLEEGIAATQKLVAQFVEEGVSAEEVEEKKTTITGTYKVQMGTTRGLASTILRSLERGFDKKRLDNFPDEVHALTTDDINRVLRKHLKPANLCVVSAGTRSEDGA, encoded by the coding sequence ATGCAGACTACGGTAGAGCAAAAAACATTTGAGCAGCGCATCAGAGAAGTGCAGATAGGCCAGTGCCGGTTGTTGATGCTGCGGAGTGAAGTTGAAAATGTAGTTTCCTGGCAGGGCTCGTTTTTTACTTACCCGGATTTTGCTGCCGGCGAAGAGTTAATGCAAAGCCTTGTTGTTTCGTTGCTCGACAAAGGCACCGTCCATCGCGACAAGTTTGCCATTGCTGATGTGCTTGAGAATAAAGGCGCGGAAGTGCGGTTCCAGCAACGGGGTATCCGCGTTGGTTTTTCGGGACAGGCGTTGTGGCAGGATTTTGAGTCGGTTTTTGAGGTGTTTGCTGAACAACTCTTTGCTCCCAAAATGGCAAGCGACGAGTTTGAGAAGTCGCGTATGCGCATTACCGCAGCAATCCAGCGTAATCGAGACCGTACGGGCGTACGGGCCAGCGAATCTTTGCGCGATATGTTTTACGATGACGCCCATCCCAACTATTCATTTCCTGCTGATGACGAAATGCAGGCATTGCAAAACATCAGCGTTGACGACCTGAAATCGTACCATGCAAACCATTTTGGTTCTAACGGTTGCGTGCTGGTGGTTGTAGGCGATATCGACATGGATGTGGTAGAGCAAACGGTAACCCGGCATTTTTCTGACTGGCAGAAACACAGCGTTGCGCCAGCATTTGCAACCGGCGCGCGTGCAGGCACCCCACAAGCAGTGCATGTGCCGATGGCCGACAAGTTTAATCTTGATGTGAAAATGGGGCACCCTATTGCGTTGCGTAGGGGAGATGCAGACTTTACGGCGCTCTATTTGGGGAATTTTATGCTAGGCGGGAATTTCTCGTCGCGCCTGATGGACATCATTCGGGATGAAATGGGACTGACCTATGGCGTGGGATCAAGTTTGCCGGGGGTAAGCAAGTACTACGACGGACACTGGCAAATCAGCATCACACTGAGCCAGGACAAACTGGAGGAAGGTATTGCAGCAACACAAAAGTTGGTTGCGCAATTTGTTGAGGAAGGGGTGTCAGCTGAAGAGGTCGAAGAGAAAAAGACCACCATCACAGGCACATACAAAGTGCAAATGGGCACTACACGTGGGCTGGCGAGCACAATATTGCGGAGCCTGGAACGCGGGTTTGATAAAAAGCGACTCGACAATTTCCCTGACGAAGTGCATGCATTAACGACAGATGATATCAACCGCGTGCTTCGCAAACATTTGAAGCCGGCCAACCTCTGTGTCGTTTCTGCCGGCACCAGGTCAGAAGATGGTGCCTGA
- a CDS encoding PspC domain-containing protein produces the protein MSKLTKSSYNRMIAGVCGGIADHFDIDPTLARVGYVILGFMTGVVPSVILYFVLSVVMPDA, from the coding sequence ATGAGCAAACTGACTAAATCGTCTTACAACCGTATGATCGCCGGTGTATGTGGTGGCATCGCGGACCATTTTGATATCGACCCTACCCTTGCCCGCGTAGGATACGTCATCCTTGGGTTCATGACAGGTGTGGTCCCGAGCGTTATCCTGTATTTCGTCTTGTCTGTCGTTATGCCTGACGCCTAG
- a CDS encoding PspC domain-containing protein, with protein sequence MRTRTRKRVEEELSSFEFEDDNLNLDLESLSDEELESILFEDEQSKESGIWNLPTMAGLSMILVGIVYILQEMGLGLGLPSVADIAAAMPVVAGILIILLGFGALSWRPKKKTTRKVKVDLKAKKAKVKVEKKAYNGPKRKLRKSRDKKVSGVASGIAEYFNIDPTLVRIAFVVGTIASGGPFFLSYIILGMIMPKEDATSSSSKEERITIIRDS encoded by the coding sequence ATGAGAACACGCACACGAAAACGAGTTGAGGAGGAGTTGTCTTCATTTGAATTTGAAGATGACAACCTGAACCTGGACCTGGAATCACTTTCTGATGAAGAGTTGGAAAGTATTCTTTTTGAGGATGAGCAATCCAAGGAAAGTGGGATATGGAATCTGCCAACTATGGCTGGCCTTTCCATGATTCTAGTTGGTATTGTCTACATCCTACAGGAAATGGGCCTCGGCCTCGGCCTGCCAAGTGTTGCTGACATTGCTGCTGCAATGCCTGTTGTAGCCGGCATTTTGATCATTCTTCTGGGCTTCGGCGCCCTTTCCTGGCGCCCGAAGAAGAAAACAACCCGGAAAGTAAAGGTTGATCTGAAAGCGAAGAAAGCAAAAGTTAAAGTTGAGAAAAAGGCCTATAACGGTCCCAAACGCAAACTGCGCAAATCGCGCGACAAAAAAGTCAGCGGCGTTGCTTCTGGGATTGCTGAGTATTTCAACATCGACCCTACTCTGGTGCGCATTGCCTTTGTTGTTGGCACCATCGCATCAGGTGGCCCCTTCTTCCTTTCTTACATTATCCTCGGAATGATCATGCCGAAAGAAGACGCTACATCGTCTTCTTCCAAAGAAGAACGCATTACGATCATTAGAGATAGCTAG
- a CDS encoding 5-formyltetrahydrofolate cyclo-ligase, with amino-acid sequence MDPKKPIRKQLIAHRKALSVATFNRINEAIMAQMAVLPELKDAGTVHCFWPILEKRELDTINLIKFLKQEGKQVVLPVVISFEDPPQMAHRSYDTETNLKTNRWGIKEPVYGASVDPAQLDAVIVPALGVDLHGHRLGYGKGFYDAFLAKCNCPFICPLPSYGLLEAVPALPHDIPVDIIVTEKEVMRLPPPDAQRGLTA; translated from the coding sequence GTGGATCCTAAAAAACCCATTAGAAAGCAATTGATCGCGCACCGGAAAGCATTGTCAGTTGCAACTTTTAATCGCATAAATGAAGCCATTATGGCACAAATGGCTGTGCTGCCTGAACTGAAAGATGCCGGCACAGTGCACTGTTTCTGGCCCATCCTCGAAAAAAGGGAATTGGATACCATAAATTTGATTAAATTCTTGAAGCAAGAAGGGAAACAGGTTGTGTTGCCCGTTGTCATTTCTTTTGAGGACCCGCCACAGATGGCGCACCGCAGCTATGACACAGAAACCAACCTGAAAACAAATCGTTGGGGAATAAAGGAACCTGTATATGGGGCCTCTGTTGACCCGGCGCAATTGGACGCTGTCATCGTCCCTGCACTCGGCGTAGACCTACACGGACATCGCCTGGGTTACGGCAAAGGCTTTTATGACGCGTTCCTGGCCAAGTGTAATTGCCCATTTATATGCCCCCTGCCCAGTTACGGCCTCCTTGAAGCCGTGCCGGCTTTGCCTCATGATATCCCGGTCGATATCATTGTTACAGAGAAGGAGGTAATGCGCTTGCCTCCCCCAGATGCCCAACGTGGCCTGACTGCCTGA
- the ffh gene encoding signal recognition particle protein, translating to MFENLTDKLEGALKSISGQARINELNIAETMREIRRALLDADVNYQVAKEFTDNVKNKVLGGEVLNAVSPGQQLVKIVYDELVHFLGEEQVDVQMAAKPPTIILVAGLQGSGKTTFCGKLALYFKGKGLSPMLAAADVYRPAAVDQLKTLANSIDVPVHAVVENGTVVQDAVRVAREAVAEARKNARNVLIIDTAGRMHVDDAMMAEVENIKKAVDPTEILFVVDSMTGQDAVNTALEFNKRLNYDGVILTKLDGDTRGGAALSIRSVVNKPIKFASTGEKLDALTPFYPARMAQRILGMGDVVSFVEKAQEQFDQKQAEKLQSKIRSEDFDLEDFYEQLQRIKSMGSLKDLLGMIPGVGRQIRDLDIDDDAFKHIEAMISSMTAEERKRPELLNGSRRRRIAKGSGVEVRDVNQLIKQFREMKKMMKTMSKLMGKGRSVDMSSLMGGRM from the coding sequence ATGTTTGAGAATCTGACAGACAAGCTTGAAGGTGCGCTTAAGTCCATTAGCGGGCAGGCGCGCATAAACGAACTCAACATCGCTGAGACGATGCGTGAGATTCGGCGCGCATTGCTGGATGCAGATGTCAACTACCAGGTGGCCAAGGAGTTCACTGACAACGTGAAGAACAAGGTGCTGGGCGGCGAAGTGCTCAACGCGGTTTCTCCGGGGCAGCAGCTTGTGAAAATTGTGTACGATGAACTGGTGCATTTCCTCGGGGAAGAGCAGGTTGATGTACAAATGGCGGCCAAGCCGCCTACCATTATTCTTGTTGCCGGGTTGCAAGGTTCAGGTAAAACAACCTTTTGTGGAAAGCTTGCGCTGTACTTCAAGGGTAAAGGCTTGTCACCTATGCTTGCAGCAGCTGATGTATATCGGCCGGCGGCAGTAGACCAGCTCAAAACACTCGCCAACTCCATCGACGTGCCCGTACACGCGGTTGTGGAGAATGGCACGGTAGTACAAGATGCTGTGCGTGTGGCCCGTGAAGCGGTTGCCGAAGCCCGGAAGAACGCTAGGAACGTACTGATTATTGACACCGCCGGTCGAATGCACGTCGATGACGCGATGATGGCCGAGGTGGAGAACATAAAGAAAGCGGTTGACCCGACAGAGATCCTGTTTGTTGTGGATAGCATGACAGGGCAGGACGCGGTCAATACAGCGCTTGAGTTTAATAAACGGCTCAACTACGACGGGGTTATCCTGACAAAGCTGGATGGTGATACGCGTGGTGGAGCTGCGCTATCGATCCGCTCGGTAGTTAACAAGCCTATCAAATTTGCTTCAACTGGTGAAAAGCTCGATGCCCTCACCCCATTTTATCCTGCGCGTATGGCGCAGCGAATTTTGGGGATGGGGGATGTGGTTTCTTTTGTAGAGAAAGCACAAGAGCAGTTTGATCAAAAGCAGGCTGAAAAGCTGCAAAGCAAAATTCGCTCGGAAGACTTCGACCTGGAAGACTTTTATGAGCAGTTGCAGCGCATCAAAAGCATGGGGTCACTCAAAGATCTTTTGGGCATGATTCCAGGTGTCGGCCGGCAGATTCGCGACCTTGATATCGACGATGATGCCTTCAAGCATATTGAAGCTATGATTAGTTCTATGACAGCTGAGGAACGAAAGCGTCCTGAGTTGTTAAATGGCAGTCGACGTCGCCGCATCGCCAAGGGCAGTGGGGTAGAGGTTCGCGATGTAAACCAGCTGATCAAGCAGTTTCGCGAAATGAAGAAAATGATGAAGACGATGTCAAAGCTGATGGGGAAAGGACGATCGGTTGATATGTCCAGCCTCATGGGTGGAAGAATGTAG
- the rpsP gene encoding 30S ribosomal protein S16, translating into MAVKLRLRRMGRKKRPVYAVVAADTRSPRDGRYIEDLGRYYAVEEPARIVLQEDRVLYWLQQGAQPSDTVRSLLKDRGLMLALHLHRKGKDEEEIKAQVASFLENRTDRKPKKSTAADRQRALLEAEAVAAKKAEADDAKAKAEAEAQAKADAEAAKAKAEEAREKEQEAAAEVAKEAQAEANEAQAAKDAEAPAAEEAPAAEAEAAPEAAAEEAPAEEAPAAEAEAAPEAAAEEAPAEEAPAADDAAEKKEDA; encoded by the coding sequence GTGGCAGTTAAACTCAGATTACGCCGAATGGGGCGCAAAAAACGTCCAGTTTACGCTGTAGTAGCAGCAGACACACGTAGCCCTCGCGACGGCCGGTACATTGAAGACCTTGGCCGTTATTACGCAGTTGAAGAACCTGCACGGATTGTCCTCCAGGAAGATCGCGTGTTGTATTGGTTGCAGCAGGGTGCACAGCCGTCTGATACGGTAAGAAGCCTGCTGAAAGACCGCGGACTTATGCTTGCGCTGCATTTGCATCGTAAAGGCAAAGACGAAGAAGAAATTAAGGCTCAGGTAGCATCTTTCCTCGAAAACAGGACAGATCGCAAGCCGAAGAAGAGCACCGCGGCTGATCGCCAGCGTGCTTTGTTGGAAGCTGAAGCCGTTGCTGCTAAGAAAGCAGAAGCAGATGATGCTAAAGCGAAAGCTGAAGCAGAAGCACAGGCTAAAGCAGACGCAGAAGCTGCCAAAGCCAAAGCTGAAGAAGCGCGCGAAAAAGAGCAGGAAGCCGCAGCTGAAGTAGCCAAAGAAGCGCAGGCTGAAGCCAATGAAGCGCAGGCTGCCAAAGACGCTGAAGCACCTGCTGCTGAAGAAGCACCTGCTGCAGAAGCCGAAGCTGCACCAGAAGCTGCTGCTGAAGAAGCACCAGCCGAAGAAGCACCTGCTGCTGAAGCTGAAGCCGCACCGGAAGCTGCTGCTGAAGAAGCGCCAGCCGAAGAAGCGCCTGCTGCAGATGACGCTGCTGAGAAAAAAGAAGACGCATAA
- the rimM gene encoding ribosome maturation factor RimM (Essential for efficient processing of 16S rRNA), whose translation MAAADEQDLLMIGRVIRSHGVIGEVKVLPESDDPERLLDLSEVFIGKDETAALPFEVTQARFQQTKKGLVILMSFAGVKGRDAADALRHQFVFATKNELPPLEDGEFYLHELIGSHVETNEGEAVGTLKEILELPAYNLYVVQRPGQKDAMIPAVPAFIETIDVEAQRIVIQPIEGLLDI comes from the coding sequence ATGGCTGCAGCAGATGAACAGGATTTGTTGATGATAGGGCGCGTGATTCGCAGTCACGGTGTTATTGGTGAAGTAAAAGTGCTGCCCGAGTCAGATGACCCGGAACGCTTGCTTGACCTGTCCGAAGTGTTCATTGGTAAAGATGAAACAGCCGCGTTGCCTTTTGAGGTGACGCAGGCCCGTTTTCAGCAAACAAAGAAGGGCCTCGTGATCCTTATGTCGTTCGCCGGCGTAAAGGGCCGCGACGCAGCGGATGCATTACGGCATCAATTTGTTTTTGCTACAAAAAACGAATTGCCGCCCCTTGAGGACGGCGAGTTCTATCTGCATGAACTCATCGGTAGTCATGTAGAGACGAATGAAGGAGAAGCAGTTGGCACCCTCAAAGAAATTCTTGAGTTGCCGGCTTACAATCTGTACGTCGTACAGCGACCTGGACAGAAGGACGCAATGATTCCTGCTGTGCCAGCGTTCATTGAAACCATTGATGTTGAAGCCCAACGCATTGTCATTCAGCCCATTGAAGGGCTGCTTGATATATAA
- the trmD gene encoding tRNA (guanosine(37)-N1)-methyltransferase TrmD, with translation MPVRIDVVTALPGIVEGPLAHSIILRAQKAGLVEINVYDIRAYATGKHRQIDDYPYGGGAGMVMKPEPIFACIEEIQDAAIERGHPVDEVIFLTPDGETFTQPIANELSLKKHVVLLAGHYKGIDQRVRDVLVTREISVGDYVLSGGELPALVLVDALVRLVPGVLGDAASALSDSFQDNLLGAPVYTRPASFREMEVPRVLLSGNHTAISTWRETQREEKTRIRRPDMLDDKKA, from the coding sequence ATCCCCGTGCGCATTGACGTTGTAACGGCGTTGCCAGGTATAGTAGAAGGGCCGCTTGCACACAGTATTATTCTGCGTGCACAGAAGGCCGGACTGGTAGAAATTAACGTCTACGACATTCGTGCTTACGCAACAGGGAAACACCGGCAAATAGACGACTACCCGTACGGTGGTGGTGCCGGCATGGTGATGAAGCCTGAGCCGATTTTTGCCTGCATTGAAGAAATTCAGGATGCAGCAATCGAACGCGGCCACCCGGTCGATGAGGTGATTTTCCTCACGCCCGACGGCGAGACCTTCACCCAGCCTATTGCCAACGAATTGTCGCTAAAAAAGCATGTGGTACTGCTCGCGGGCCATTATAAAGGCATCGATCAGCGGGTGCGTGATGTGCTGGTGACGAGAGAGATCTCAGTTGGCGATTATGTGCTCAGTGGGGGGGAACTCCCTGCGCTTGTGCTGGTAGATGCGCTGGTTCGGCTTGTCCCAGGTGTACTGGGGGATGCAGCTTCGGCGCTTTCTGATTCTTTTCAGGATAACCTGTTAGGTGCCCCCGTCTATACGCGGCCTGCTTCATTCAGAGAAATGGAGGTGCCGCGCGTTTTATTGTCGGGAAATCACACCGCCATCAGTACCTGGCGTGAAACGCAGCGCGAAGAAAAAACGCGCATCCGCCGGCCGGATATGCTTGACGATAAAAAAGCTTGA
- the rplS gene encoding 50S ribosomal protein L19 has translation MANDIMGIIEATQLRDDIPEFDPGDTVNVHVRVVEGEKERIQQFQGVVIGVQGEGSRKTFTVRKISNGVGVERVFPLHSPKVAKIERVRRGIVRRAKLYYLRNLRGKAARIKENMARR, from the coding sequence ATGGCCAACGACATTATGGGAATTATTGAAGCAACGCAGCTGCGTGACGATATCCCTGAATTCGATCCTGGCGATACAGTTAACGTACACGTTCGCGTAGTCGAAGGGGAGAAGGAGCGCATCCAGCAGTTCCAGGGTGTCGTAATCGGCGTCCAGGGTGAAGGATCACGCAAAACGTTCACCGTCCGTAAAATCTCAAACGGTGTTGGCGTAGAACGTGTTTTTCCTCTTCACTCGCCAAAGGTTGCTAAAATTGAGCGCGTACGCCGTGGCATCGTTCGCCGCGCCAAGCTCTATTATCTCCGCAACCTCCGTGGTAAAGCCGCCCGTATTAAAGAAAACATGGCCCGCCGGTAA
- a CDS encoding MqnA/MqnD/SBP family protein, producing MRIAVWDEPALDFFARAAEELAGHHDLTIQRTSRRQLRDLLIGGSVDIALLPTLSVFLDRELVDVLPAVAISSWNYPFLKLNLQQGMGEAVQEIWIDPNLAQEALVTKVVLKEHYNMSPSFRPFEGDLFSAAQSRDLGATLLQTPLVDASFKGTTIDLGQDWYELTHYPMVWGLFAMRNGEATGQAVNVIRDIASYTELKREEWLASMDVPEIFHKFYLEGLRYRLDDLATASVTSFQDYLYYNDAVEDMAPLPFYEVPDGETDMEEGPLL from the coding sequence ATGCGTATTGCTGTTTGGGATGAACCGGCCCTTGATTTCTTCGCCAGAGCTGCAGAAGAGCTGGCAGGCCACCATGACCTGACCATTCAGCGCACATCCCGACGTCAGCTTCGGGATTTGCTGATTGGGGGATCGGTTGACATCGCGTTGCTTCCCACCTTGTCCGTATTTCTGGACCGCGAGCTTGTTGATGTATTGCCGGCCGTTGCCATATCGTCCTGGAATTATCCTTTCCTCAAATTGAACCTGCAACAGGGTATGGGGGAGGCTGTTCAGGAAATCTGGATTGATCCCAACCTTGCACAGGAAGCCCTTGTCACCAAAGTTGTCCTGAAGGAGCATTACAATATGTCGCCTTCTTTCAGGCCTTTTGAAGGTGACCTGTTTTCTGCTGCCCAAAGCCGTGATCTCGGCGCAACCCTCTTGCAGACCCCACTGGTAGATGCCTCGTTTAAAGGTACCACCATCGATTTGGGGCAAGACTGGTACGAGCTCACCCATTACCCAATGGTTTGGGGCCTCTTTGCCATGCGCAATGGGGAGGCAACAGGGCAGGCTGTAAATGTCATCCGTGATATTGCCAGCTATACGGAGCTAAAACGCGAGGAATGGCTGGCATCAATGGACGTCCCCGAAATCTTCCATAAATTCTATCTGGAAGGCCTCCGGTATCGTCTGGATGACCTTGCAACCGCAAGCGTAACGTCGTTTCAAGATTATCTGTATTACAACGACGCGGTTGAAGATATGGCACCGCTGCCCTTTTACGAAGTACCCGACGGCGAAACCGATATGGAAGAAGGACCCCTTCTCTAA